From Gammaproteobacteria bacterium:
GTCATCGTCGCCGCCGACCGTGATTTGTTGACAACGTTGGGCATCGGCTTCGCCTTATTGATGCTGATGCAGCAAGGCGTTAGTGCCGTGCGTTCGTGGGTCTTGATGTACATGGGCACGATCCTACACATTCAGTGGCGTGCCAATATCTTTACCCATCTGCTGCGACTGCCGATGGCGTATTTCGAGAAACGACATCTCGGCGATATTGTGTCGCGCTTCGGCTCGATCGATGCGATCCAGCGGACGTTAACGACTTCATTTATCGAAGCGGTGCTCGACGGATTGATGACTGTCGTGACGTTGACGCTCATGTTTGTCTACAGCCCAACGCTCGCTGGGATTACGGTTGGCGCGATGACGCTGTACGGCATCGGTCGCTGGGCGTGGTTCCGGCCGCTACGTAATGCCACCGAAGAGCAGATCATCCATGCCGCCAAGCAGCAAACGCATTTTCTGGAAAGCCTGCGTGGCGTCAGGGCGATCAAGTTGTTCCAGCGTCAAGAAGAACGCCGATCGACCTGGTTGGCGCTGCTGGTTGAGCAAATCAACGCCGATCTGCGTACGCAAAAACTCCACCTGTTACATCGCTCGCTCAATGGTCTGCTATCTGGTCTCGAAAACATTTTGGTGATTTGGTTTGGCGCCAGATTGGTGATAGACGGGAATTTTACGGTCGGCGCCCTGATCGCCTTCAACGCTTATAAAGGTCAATTCGACACCCGGGTCAGTTCGCTGATCGATAAGATCGTCGAGTTCAAAATGCTGCAGCTGCAGGGCGAACGTCTGGCCGATATCGTGCTGACAGAAGCGGAAGCCGTACAACCGTCGGTAGCGGAGGCGAATGGGCCGCTCGAGCCGTCGTTGGAACTGATTAACGTACGGTTCCGTTATGCCGATCACGAGCCGAATGTTTTGGACGGCGTTACGCTAAAAATCGCTGCCGGCGAGTCAGTCGCTATCATCGGCCCATCCGGCGGCGGTAAAACGACATTGTTCAACCTCATGCTCGGCAGCTTGCCGCCGACCGAAGGCGATATCCGCATCGGCGGTGTCAGCATCAACCAAATCGGCACGGATGCACTGCGGCGGATGGTGGGCACGGTGCTGCAAGACGATGTGTTATTCGCCGGTTCCATCGCCGACAACATCAGCTTCTTCGATCCGAGCACCGATTCGAAACGGATCGAGCAGTGCGCGCAATTCGCCGCGATCCACGCCGATATCCAAGCGATGCCGCTGGGCTACAATACCTTGGTCGGCGATATGGGTGCAGTGCTATCCGGTGGCCAAAAGCAACGCGTGTTGTTAGCGCGCGCCTTGTACAAGCGCCCCAAGATTCTTTTCCTCGACGAAGCTACCAGTCATCTCGACATCGAACGCGAGCGACTTGTTAACGCCGCAGTGAAACGATTACATATGACGCGCATCATGATCGCGCATCGCCCAGAAACCGTCATGAGCGCGGATCGCGTGATCGTTCTGGGCGGGGGGAAAGTCGTGCGCGAGGTAGTGGTGGGAAAAGTCAAACGACCGTCGGCGGTATTGGCAACGTCGCCCGCAACCGCGCCGGCGCATGCCGCATTACAATCGGAAGAGGCCTGACTATCGACTAAACCTACCTCGTGTGCTCAACCGGCAGCACTTCGACCTTCAGCACGCTAATTCTCCGCAGCACCGTCAGTATCACCGGCGTACCGAGCGGCACACCGCCAAGCACGCGATGCACATTGTCGGAATGCTGCACGGTTTCATCGCCGACGGCTAAGACGATATCGCCCACGTGCAGGCCGGCGCGCGCCGCCGGTCCATCCGGCTGGATCGACATGATTTCCAACGCGTACGCTTGTTCGAGTTCGAGCGCGCGTACCAAGCGTCGATCGAGCGGCCGGCTGCGGCCGGCGATACCGAGGTAACCGCGGCGCACGCGCCCGTGTTGCAGGATTTGCGATAGCACCCAACGGGCGGTATGTGCCGGAATCGCGAAGCCGATGCCTTGCGCCGAGGCGATGATGGCGGTGTTGATGCCGATCGCGTGGCCGCGCGAATCGAGCAGCGGGCCGCCGGAGTTGCCGGGATTGAGCGGCGCCGTGTGTTGAATGATGTTGTCGATCAGCCGGCCTTGTTCCGAACGCATGCCGCGGCCGAGCGCGCTGACGACGCCGGCCGAAACGCTCGACTCGAAACCGAGCGGATTGCCGACGGCGATAGCGAGCTGGCCGACACGCAACCGCGTCGAGTCGCCGAGCGCGGCATACGGCAGACCCGAGGCGCGCGTGCGGATGACCGCTAGATCGGTCGCGGCGTCGCTGCCGACAACCTCGGCCGGATGCATCGCGCCATCGGTGTGGGTCGTCGTCAGATGCGTTGTGCTTTGCACAACGTGATGATTGGTCAGAACGTAGCCGTCGGGCGTGACGATAACGCCGGAGCCGACACCTTGTTGCTCACCACGGCGGGTCTTGCGGGTCACGCCAATATTGACGACGCTCGGACCGACGCTGTCGACCACACCGACCACCGCGCGCGAATAGACGTCGAGCAGCTCGGTGTCGGTCGGCTCAACCGATCCGGCGGCGCGCGGCGGCAACGTCGTCGTGTCGTCGCTGATAAGGCGGGGTACGTGGACGTGCGTGTTCATCGTCTAACTATTGGGGGCGCGCCGATCGATTTTCAAATACAGGCTCGTCGCGCCCGCCGCCGGCAAAGACTTACTCCACTAATGGAGACGGTTGCCCGACCGATTGAGTGACGAACTCGGCGAAACCGTGAACGAACTCCTGTAACTGATCCTTCAGTTTTTCATCGACTATTTCGCCGGCGTCGTTGAATACTTTCGACGCACGGGATACGAGCAAGCGTGCGCCAAACCAAGGTTGCATACCCAACACCCGCAGCACCGGTAACCATGCATTCTGCGCCAGTATGGTGCCGAAACCGCCAGGCGATGCGCCGATGACGGCAACCGGGCGATCACCGAATACTCGAGGAATATCGGCCGGTGGCCGCGACAGCCAATCGATCGCGTTCTTGAAGACGCCGGGTATCCCATTGTTATATTCCGGCGTTACCAACAGCAGTCCATCCGCTGCGGCAATCTGGTCTTTCAGTTGCGTCACCACGCGCGGAATACCGTCGCTCGCTTCGACATCGCCGTCGTACAGCGGGATACCTTTGATTGTCGCGATTTCCAGCCGGGATCCCGGCGGGGTAAATGCGGCGGCAGCGCGTAGCAACGCTTTATTGTACGAACCGGCGCGTAAGCTGCCGGCAATTCCAACGATCGTCGTCACGGAGGTCCTCCTGGTGGCCGGCTATCTAAGCGTTAGATAGGTAGACGCTAATCATTGTTCTATTTTATTTGCGCCGTAAATACTTAAATGGCTGTAGTCCAATGGGACTTACTTAACGCAAAAGCCGAAATGCATCAGCCGCCACACCCTCCCCCTCAGGGGGAGGGCTGGGGTGGGGGTGGGTTTTTTGCGGTAGCGATCGCAACCCACCCCCATCCTGTCCTTCCCCCTGAAGGGGAAGGGACCTGCTAATAAATTCGGGGTAGGTCAGTTTAGTAACATAGTCGAGTTAAGTAAGTGCCGTTCGGCTGTAGTCGTTAATCGCTGGAGCGAGCGCCATGAAAAAGGTACGGAGTATTCATCGCCGTGGGGAAAGCCACTGGGTCGGTGACGGTTTTCCCGTGCATTCCATATTTAGCTACCGTGACCTCGGCGCCGAGCTCACGCCTTTTCTGCTGCTCGATCACGTCGGCCCCGCCGAATTTGCGCCGACCGGCAAAGCGCGCGGCGTCGATTGGCACCCGCATCGCGGATTCGAAACGGTGAGCATCGCCTACGAAGGCGAGGTCGACCACGAAGATACCGCCGGTAATCGCGGCAGTATCGGCGCCGGTGATGTGCAATGGATGACCGCCGGTGCCGGCGTGTTGCACAAGGAGCTGCATGGTCGTGACTTCGCACGCCGCGGCGGGCGGTTCGAGCTGTTGCAGCTTTGGGTGAACCTGCCGGCGAAATCGAAGATGACCGCGCCTGCTTACCAGACGCTGCTCGCGCGCGACATTCCGGTGGTCGAGTTGCCGGCGAACGGCGGTTCGGTACGGGTCATTGCCGGTCAGTTCGGATCGGCCAAAGGACCGGCACGGACGTTCACGCCGATCAATCTGCTGGATGCGCGTTTGCGCGCGGGCCATCGTCTGCGTCTAAATTTGGTCGATGGCTATACCGGCGCGTTGTTCGTTATGAAAGGCAGCATCAACGTAAACGGTAGCGAGTCGGCGAACGAAACCGAGCTCGTTATCTTCGATCGTGCCGGTGACGAGGTTGTGATCGATGCTGAAGTGGACGCAACGATCTTCGTGATGAATGGCCAACCCATCGACGAGCCGATCGTCGGTCACGGGCCGTTCGTCATGAACACACCGGAGCAAATCGCCGAAGCGTTTGTCGATCTTCATCACGGCCGGCTGGGGGTTGTTACCGCTTTGCCGTAACTGAATTTCCCCTCTCCGAGAGGAGAGGGGAATGCGACTGCTAGAACTTACCGTTGCCGTTCTTCCACTCGGTCCGTGGCGGAATGGTTTCCAGCGTGTCCCAATGTTCGGCAAGCTTGCCATTCTCCACGCGGAACAAATCATAGAACGCCGTGTGTCGACCGCCGAAGTTGCCTTCACCGACGACAAGCACGAAGTTGCCTTCGCCGAGAACTTTGTGGATGCGCTCGTACTTCACGGCGATGCCTTGCTTGGCCAAATATTGCAATCCTGCCACTAGTCCGGACGGTTTATCGGCGATCTGCGGGTTGTGCTGAATGTAGTTGTCGCCGTTGAAGTAGCTGCTGAACTTATCCATCCGACCGTTGACAAAAATGTCGTCGACGAATGCCTGCACCAGTTTCTTGTTCGCCTCGGTCTTGCCTAAGTCGGTGATCTGCGTTGCCCCATCGATCATCGCATGACCGCTTGGGTTCGGCGTCGCCGGTGTTTCTTGCAGATTGTCCCAATGCTCGTCGATTTTGCCGTCGACGTAGTGGAAGACGTCGAAACCGATCTTGGGCCCAAAGAAATTGTAATCCGTATGCGTGAAGACATAGTCGCCGTCCTGGAACACCCGTACCGTGTTTACCTTGCCCGAGCCCGGCGGCAATTGCTTTACCGCCGCCTGTAGGCCGGCGATGCCGTCGCTCAAGGCGAGGTTGTGTTGCTTGTAGCGACCGGCAATGGCCGCCGGTTTAGGATCGCCGGTTTCAACGCTTTTCAAAAAATCGACGGACTGCTGTTTGTAATCGACGGACATGGGTTTCTCCGAAGGGTTGGTTGTCGAATGGGTCGTACAGGCTGCAAGAACCAAGGCACCGAGTGTCGTGCCAATGGTCAATCGCCGAGAATGGCTGAAGGTCATCGTTGGGTCCTCTATCGAAATTGTTGTGAAAGACGGTCGGGCGTTACGCGACGATGGCAATATTGCGTCGCGCCGTAGCGGCGATCGAGGTAGATTTGCGGTTAAGAATGGTAGAAAACGGACACCTTAATGAGTGCTAAGAAACGCGCCGACGGCAAGATCGTCATCGCACCCTATCGGCCGGCGGCTAACTATGGATTGGATCTGGAAATCTTTCCGGCTTCCGTGCTCCAGCGGAAGGCGAGCGTTGCCTATCTGCGTATTGCGAAACGCATCGAATTTCACCTGCTGATCTTCGTCACCGGCGGTCAGTGCAGCATCATGGTCGATTTCGAATCGATCGCGTGTAAGCGGGGTTCGTTGCTCATGTTGCAGCCGGGACAAGTGCATCGGTTCGATGCGACCGCTACTTGGAACGGCTGGATTGTTATCTTTCGTCCAGAATTTCTAGAGCCGAAAGAAACGACGATTCCGATCGGCGAATGGGAGATTTTTCAGCAGCTCGATGAATTACCCATGGCACTGGTATTGAACGCCAGCGAGCAACAAGCAGTCGCGGAGAGCGTTACGCGCATGTTTCAAGATGCGCAGTTGAACGCCAGCGCCGGTATTCGCCACGCGCTGTTACGGAACCAACTGCACGCGCTACTGATTCGCCTGCATCTTGTCCAAGGGCGCCGTAGCAAAACTGCGCACATCGCCCCGGTGCTGCTGCAACGCTTTAAGCAGTATCGCCTGGCGGTAGAACGGGATTTCCCGCAGCGCCATCGGGTAGCGGACTATGCGAAGCGTCTAGGGTGTTCCGAAAAGAGTCTCGGCCGCGCGGTGTTGGAGGCGGCCGGTCAGAGTGCAAAAGCGTATTTGTCGCAGCGCATCGCGTTGGAAGCCAAGCGGCTGTTGGCGCATACCGGTTTGCCGATATCGGTCATCGCCGACCGACTCGGTTTCGATGAGGCGACCAATTTCATCAAGTTCTTCCGGCGCGAAGCCGGTTGTGCGCCAGGCGATTTTCGGAGCCAGTACGCTGGGCGTTGACCGCGTCGCGGACGAAAATGCGATGCCTTGGCAATCGAAGAAGGTAGGTCGTGGGATTCCCCGCTTACGCGGGGATGAAAAGGTTTTGTAGGCGATTACACCGCCGCCGATTTATTTCGTTTGCCGTCGACCCAATTATTTTTTAACGCGTTGTTTGCGGTATTCGCCCCGATGCAACCGACGGTCTTCATTTTTGAAGCGCTTGGCCTTTTTTGCCGAGCCGAATATCTGCGTGACGGTCGTGCCCTTGCGCACGATCGAGTAACCGCCGGAAAGAATTTGGAACGGACGCGTGACTTTCTTGAGGTGATCGAACTGTGCGGAATTTGCCTTGCGGAATATTTCGAAGTAGGCCGGATAAACGAAGTCGCTCATGGCAATGCCGTCTATTAGAAATTCCTCCTCCTCGACGGCGTCGCACATCTCGTAGGCATAAAGCGTGTTGTTCGGTCCGTCGGACCACAGATTAATCGCCGGGTCGACCAGCATTTCCGCTAGTTCGTGGCAGGCGGTCACGCTCACCTTTTGCTGATCTTTCAAGGTGGTTTTGACGAATATCTTCGATAGCGGCAAACCTTTTTTCGTCAGGTCGTGATAACCGAGAGCGTTGGCGGCATCGGCGTCGTCAAGGAACGCCATGGTCCAGGCGCCGTCGATGGGCTTGGTCGTGTTGACCAGTTTCGCCGGCGTGCCCCACACCGGCACGAATATATTATCGAGGAATTTTTGGAGGGCCGGGATCAGTTTATTGAAATTGACACCGAGATCGACAGTTGCTTTGTTAATGCAGGCAATGGTCGGTACTTGGCCGTGATCGAACGCGGCCATAATGATTTTATGTTTTGATTTACGGATCTTGGATGCTGCCATGTACTGTCCTCCTAATTGACGTGAACTGTTTTTTTGAAATATTTCGTAGAAGCCATCTCGAACTTTAGTCACCGCTGATGGCGGCGCTTCATGCTCCCTTTGGGTAACGAACAAAAAAGCGGCGCTCGGTATTTGCGACGGTCTTTAGTTGCCGAGCGCTAACCGTCGAGCAGTGTAGAGGCGTCGACCCAGAGTTGTCATGAAATAGATCGCGTATTTCTCCGCGTCCGGCGGAATTTTGTCGCTGCGAAGCGAAATCGAACTCAGCGCCCGCAGGATTAGTAGGTGAATGAACTAACTATTCCATCTCTTAAGCAACGATCCAGCGCAGCAGCAAAAACATCGCCACACTGAACAGGGCGAGGAGCATAGCGCCCGCGAGTACCAGCAATAGACCGAACAGTCGGCTCGATCGTTCGGCCTTGGTCGGCCGATCGAGCCAATCGTTGAGCAGCCGTACGTTGCGCTGATTCGCTTTCCACGCCACATCGAACACATCGCCGGCGAACGGGATCGCGCCGACCACGCCGTCGACGCCGACGTTAAACGCCATGCGCATCAGCACGATCTTCGGTGCGCCGAGGCGCGCCGCCTCGCCGATGATGTAGCTTGATAGCAGCGCACCGATGAGATCGCCGAGAATCGGCAAGAGACCGATTAAAGCGTCGACGCCGATCGTCAATCGCGTTCCGGGGATCGCGATCGAGCTGTCCAACAGCCATGCCAGCTGACGCAGTCGCTCGCGTGTCTTATGAATGCTTATATCCTCCACGGCCTGGACGTTGCCGGAGGAATCGACGGTGATGACGCGTGATGATTTAGGCATGCCCGGTTTGACGGGGTCGCGGGCGAAAAAATTCCGCGTCCCTTAGAGAATCCGCGAACCGCGCATAAAGCGTAACTTGCGCCCGAAACGATGATTCTCGCCGTCGACGCTTAATATCAGCGCTTCGCCCGGGAATCGCAGGGTATCGACCAGGCGTTTTTGTACCGCGGCGGTACGACGCTTGCTAGAGAATCGCCACCAGGCTGGTTGATTTCGAACCGGCAGAAGCGGACGATTGCCGAGGTGAACCGACGGCAGGGACTTAGTGAAGACAATAATAAGAGACGGTAACAAAATGAAATAGCTTCAACGTAGTCGTCCCCTCCCCCTGCGGGGGAGGGAGTTAACGTGCCAACGTTCATTTTGTTACCGTCTCTAAGTAGTTATCTGCAAGCGCCTGAACCTTAAAAACAAATGACTTCTTACAAATTCGCCATCGTCGGCTGCGGTATGGCTGGGCTCAGTGCCGGCATGTTGTTGGCAAAGGCGGGGCACGAGGTGACGATCTTCGAGCGGTTCGAAGAAGCGAAATCGATCGGTGCCGGTATATTGCTGCAGCCGTCGGGCTTGATGGCGCTAGACCGGCTAGGTTTGCGCGAAGCGATCGAGACGAAAGGCGCCCGTATCGACGCGCTGGTCGGTACCACTCGCAGCGGTCGGCGCGTGATGGATGTACGCTACGCCGACGCCTGGCCGGGAAGTTACGGCATCGGCATCCATCGAGGAAATCTATTCCGTACGCTCTACGACAGCGCCGTCGCTGCCGGCGTGGGCGTGCGTTGCGGCGTAAACATTGTCGGTGTTCAGCAAACAGGTGCCCAGCGATACGCCTGCCAAACCGACCGCGGCGAAATTCTTTCCGACTATGATGCAGTGATCGTCGCTAACGGCACGCAATCCGCGTTGCGTACTTGTTTGCGGGTGCAGCAACGCAATATTCCGTATCCATGGGGCGCGTTGTGGGCCATTTGTGCCGATCCCGAGCGGCGCTTCCAAAATACACTCGCGCAACGTTACGAGCGTGCGTCGGTCATGATCGGTGTGCTGCCGAGCGGCTTACATCCGCAAACCGGTGTGCCGTGTGTCAGCTTCTTTTGGAGCGCGCGCACGCAGGACGCGGCCAAGTGGCACGAG
This genomic window contains:
- a CDS encoding nuclear transport factor 2 family protein, which gives rise to MSVDYKQQSVDFLKSVETGDPKPAAIAGRYKQHNLALSDGIAGLQAAVKQLPPGSGKVNTVRVFQDGDYVFTHTDYNFFGPKIGFDVFHYVDGKIDEHWDNLQETPATPNPSGHAMIDGATQITDLGKTEANKKLVQAFVDDIFVNGRMDKFSSYFNGDNYIQHNPQIADKPSGLVAGLQYLAKQGIAVKYERIHKVLGEGNFVLVVGEGNFGGRHTAFYDLFRVENGKLAEHWDTLETIPPRTEWKNGNGKF
- a CDS encoding NAD(P)H-dependent oxidoreductase; its protein translation is MTTIVGIAGSLRAGSYNKALLRAAAAFTPPGSRLEIATIKGIPLYDGDVEASDGIPRVVTQLKDQIAAADGLLLVTPEYNNGIPGVFKNAIDWLSRPPADIPRVFGDRPVAVIGASPGGFGTILAQNAWLPVLRVLGMQPWFGARLLVSRASKVFNDAGEIVDEKLKDQLQEFVHGFAEFVTQSVGQPSPLVE
- a CDS encoding peptidase domain-containing ABC transporter, which produces MLNPLSFGVRAKLPLILQTEATECSLACLAMVAGVHGYRTDLAALRRQYSVSLKGATLDSVVAIAHQLDLVTRPLKLDLGSLKQLRLPCILHWNFNHFVVLKSVSRRSIVIHDPAIGIRKLAKAEVSKLFTGAALELWPSPTFKPQSHKVSVPLRALLGQVTGQQRSLTQILLLALSLEVFVIVSPFLLQWTIDDVIVAADRDLLTTLGIGFALLMLMQQGVSAVRSWVLMYMGTILHIQWRANIFTHLLRLPMAYFEKRHLGDIVSRFGSIDAIQRTLTTSFIEAVLDGLMTVVTLTLMFVYSPTLAGITVGAMTLYGIGRWAWFRPLRNATEEQIIHAAKQQTHFLESLRGVRAIKLFQRQEERRSTWLALLVEQINADLRTQKLHLLHRSLNGLLSGLENILVIWFGARLVIDGNFTVGALIAFNAYKGQFDTRVSSLIDKIVEFKMLQLQGERLADIVLTEAEAVQPSVAEANGPLEPSLELINVRFRYADHEPNVLDGVTLKIAAGESVAIIGPSGGGKTTLFNLMLGSLPPTEGDIRIGGVSINQIGTDALRRMVGTVLQDDVLFAGSIADNISFFDPSTDSKRIEQCAQFAAIHADIQAMPLGYNTLVGDMGAVLSGGQKQRVLLARALYKRPKILFLDEATSHLDIERERLVNAAVKRLHMTRIMIAHRPETVMSADRVIVLGGGKVVREVVVGKVKRPSAVLATSPATAPAHAALQSEEA
- a CDS encoding DUF4112 domain-containing protein encodes the protein MPKSSRVITVDSSGNVQAVEDISIHKTRERLRQLAWLLDSSIAIPGTRLTIGVDALIGLLPILGDLIGALLSSYIIGEAARLGAPKIVLMRMAFNVGVDGVVGAIPFAGDVFDVAWKANQRNVRLLNDWLDRPTKAERSSRLFGLLLVLAGAMLLALFSVAMFLLLRWIVA
- a CDS encoding pirin family protein, whose translation is MKKVRSIHRRGESHWVGDGFPVHSIFSYRDLGAELTPFLLLDHVGPAEFAPTGKARGVDWHPHRGFETVSIAYEGEVDHEDTAGNRGSIGAGDVQWMTAGAGVLHKELHGRDFARRGGRFELLQLWVNLPAKSKMTAPAYQTLLARDIPVVELPANGGSVRVIAGQFGSAKGPARTFTPINLLDARLRAGHRLRLNLVDGYTGALFVMKGSINVNGSESANETELVIFDRAGDEVVIDAEVDATIFVMNGQPIDEPIVGHGPFVMNTPEQIAEAFVDLHHGRLGVVTALP
- a CDS encoding AraC family transcriptional regulator produces the protein MSAKKRADGKIVIAPYRPAANYGLDLEIFPASVLQRKASVAYLRIAKRIEFHLLIFVTGGQCSIMVDFESIACKRGSLLMLQPGQVHRFDATATWNGWIVIFRPEFLEPKETTIPIGEWEIFQQLDELPMALVLNASEQQAVAESVTRMFQDAQLNASAGIRHALLRNQLHALLIRLHLVQGRRSKTAHIAPVLLQRFKQYRLAVERDFPQRHRVADYAKRLGCSEKSLGRAVLEAAGQSAKAYLSQRIALEAKRLLAHTGLPISVIADRLGFDEATNFIKFFRREAGCAPGDFRSQYAGR
- a CDS encoding FAD-dependent monooxygenase, whose protein sequence is MTSYKFAIVGCGMAGLSAGMLLAKAGHEVTIFERFEEAKSIGAGILLQPSGLMALDRLGLREAIETKGARIDALVGTTRSGRRVMDVRYADAWPGSYGIGIHRGNLFRTLYDSAVAAGVGVRCGVNIVGVQQTGAQRYACQTDRGEILSDYDAVIVANGTQSALRTCLRVQQRNIPYPWGALWAICADPERRFQNTLAQRYERASVMIGVLPSGLHPQTGVPCVSFFWSARTQDAAKWHEQGLAAWKAKVLGYWPELDGLLSAIGDVSDLTFATYGDVLMREWHDGAMLCIGDAGHGMSPQLGMGTNLALIDAIVLADCLQQTASLSEAFRCYSRQRRAHLKYNQLASRWLTPFFQSDSRIAALIRDVAFPLFNKIPFVYQQALRTVAGVKTGLMFDKPPMGFSKPVPPSSSIKLLKTPE
- a CDS encoding trypsin-like peptidase domain-containing protein, whose product is MNTHVHVPRLISDDTTTLPPRAAGSVEPTDTELLDVYSRAVVGVVDSVGPSVVNIGVTRKTRRGEQQGVGSGVIVTPDGYVLTNHHVVQSTTHLTTTHTDGAMHPAEVVGSDAATDLAVIRTRASGLPYAALGDSTRLRVGQLAIAVGNPLGFESSVSAGVVSALGRGMRSEQGRLIDNIIQHTAPLNPGNSGGPLLDSRGHAIGINTAIIASAQGIGFAIPAHTARWVLSQILQHGRVRRGYLGIAGRSRPLDRRLVRALELEQAYALEIMSIQPDGPAARAGLHVGDIVLAVGDETVQHSDNVHRVLGGVPLGTPVILTVLRRISVLKVEVLPVEHTR